One part of the Algibacter sp. L1A34 genome encodes these proteins:
- a CDS encoding ABC transporter ATP-binding protein: MIFEIDNIELSFKDKRILNGIYLKAETGKITGISGSNGCGKTCLLKILFGNLESKYKLIRVDNKPILKPLYQTRLVGYLPQHYVIPKYLKVKTVFWLFKVSWKDFTVHFETFGHYRKTKLGKLSGGERRLIETYIILKSNTKLILLDEPFTHLSPINIEGIKKVISEEKQHKAIIITDHLYKHILELADAIYFIKNGNSKLIKGVTELEDLKYLNPSSFN, translated from the coding sequence ATGATTTTTGAAATTGATAATATTGAACTTTCATTTAAAGATAAACGTATTCTTAACGGTATTTATCTTAAAGCTGAAACAGGAAAAATCACTGGTATTTCAGGAAGTAATGGCTGCGGAAAGACCTGCTTATTAAAGATTTTATTTGGTAATTTAGAATCTAAATACAAATTAATTCGCGTAGATAACAAACCTATTTTGAAACCTTTATATCAAACTAGATTAGTTGGCTATTTACCGCAACACTATGTTATTCCTAAATATTTAAAAGTTAAAACAGTATTTTGGTTGTTTAAGGTTTCTTGGAAAGATTTCACTGTTCATTTTGAAACTTTTGGACATTATCGAAAAACAAAATTAGGTAAACTATCGGGTGGAGAACGCCGCTTAATTGAAACCTACATTATACTTAAAAGTAATACAAAATTGATTTTACTAGACGAACCTTTTACTCACTTGTCGCCGATTAATATAGAAGGAATAAAAAAAGTTATTTCCGAAGAAAAACAACACAAAGCTATTATAATTACAGACCATTTGTATAAACATATTCTAGAACTTGCTGATGCCATTTATTTTATTAAAAATGGTAATTCTAAACTTATTAAAGGTGTAACCGAATTAGAGGATTTGAAGTATTTAAACCCCTCTAGTTTTAATTAG
- a CDS encoding glutamine synthetase beta-grasp domain-containing protein has protein sequence MAKIKLEYLWLDGYHPTQNLRSKTKVEEHEDFKGTLEEIGNWSFDGSSTRQAEGGNSDCLLVPVAIYPDPDRINGYLVMTEVMNADGTPHVSNGRATIDDDDNDFWFGFEQEYFIMDNKTQLPLGFPVGGYPAPQGMYYCSVGGKNTHGRDFVEEHADLCIDAGLNFEGINQEVASGQWEYQLFAKGAKLAGDELWISRYLLDRLTEKYGYYIEYHPKPLGKDMDWNGSGMHANFSNEILRTCGDKEVYAAICEAFRPVVKEHIAVYGEFNDQRLTGLHETAAITDFSWGISDRGASIRIPLIAVEKGWKGWLEDRRPASNADPYKIAARIVKTVKSAKV, from the coding sequence ATGGCAAAAATTAAATTAGAATACCTTTGGTTAGATGGTTACCACCCTACTCAAAACTTAAGAAGTAAAACTAAAGTTGAAGAGCATGAAGACTTCAAAGGGACATTAGAAGAAATAGGAAACTGGTCTTTTGATGGCTCATCTACTAGACAAGCAGAAGGTGGAAACTCTGACTGTTTATTAGTACCTGTTGCAATCTACCCAGATCCAGATCGTATCAACGGTTATTTAGTTATGACTGAAGTTATGAATGCCGATGGAACGCCACACGTATCTAATGGTAGAGCTACTATTGATGATGATGATAATGATTTCTGGTTTGGTTTCGAACAAGAATATTTCATTATGGATAACAAAACTCAATTACCTTTAGGATTCCCTGTAGGTGGTTATCCTGCTCCACAAGGAATGTATTACTGTTCTGTTGGTGGAAAAAACACTCACGGTAGAGATTTCGTTGAAGAGCATGCAGATTTATGTATCGATGCAGGTTTAAACTTCGAAGGAATTAACCAAGAGGTTGCTTCTGGACAATGGGAATACCAATTATTCGCAAAAGGCGCTAAATTAGCTGGTGACGAACTTTGGATTTCAAGATATTTATTAGATCGTTTAACAGAAAAATATGGTTACTACATCGAGTACCATCCAAAACCATTAGGTAAAGATATGGATTGGAATGGTTCTGGTATGCACGCAAACTTCTCTAACGAGATTCTAAGAACATGTGGAGATAAAGAAGTTTACGCTGCAATATGCGAAGCTTTCCGCCCAGTTGTAAAAGAACATATTGCTGTTTACGGTGAGTTTAACGACCAACGTTTAACAGGTTTACACGAAACTGCAGCTATTACAGATTTCTCTTGGGGAATTTCAGATAGAGGAGCATCTATACGTATTCCATTAATTGCAGTAGAAAAAGGCTGGAAAGGCTGGTTAGAAGATAGACGTCCTGCTTCAAACGCAGATCCATATAAAATTGCAGCAAGAATTGTGAAAACAGTTAAATCTGCTAAAGTTTAA
- a CDS encoding AIR synthase related protein, with translation MSQEVSKRYAQRGVSASKEDVHNAIKNIDKGLFPKAFCKIVPDYLTNDDDYCLVMHADGAGTKSSLAYMYWKETGDVSVWKGIAQDALIMNIDDLLCIGATDNIMLSSTIGRNKSLIPGEVLSAIINGTEELLEDLKPFGVTIHSTGGETADVGDLVRTIIVDSTVTARMKRSEVIDNANIKAGDVIVGLESFGQATYEKGYNGGMGSNGLTSARHDVFSKYLAEKYPESFDAAVPEDLVYSGGVKLTDAVEDSPIDAGKLVLSPTRTYAPIIKKILSEYKSDTIHGMVHCSGGAQTKILHFVDQFHIVKDNLFPIPPLFKLIQEESKTDWKEMYQVFNCGHRMELYVSPEIAEDIIAISKSFNVDAKIIGRVEASESKKLTIKSEFGEFVY, from the coding sequence ATGAGTCAAGAAGTTTCAAAACGATACGCACAACGAGGAGTTTCAGCATCTAAAGAAGATGTACACAATGCTATTAAAAATATAGATAAAGGTTTGTTTCCTAAAGCTTTCTGTAAAATAGTTCCTGATTATTTAACTAATGATGATGATTATTGCTTAGTAATGCATGCAGATGGGGCTGGTACAAAATCGTCCTTAGCTTATATGTATTGGAAAGAAACTGGAGATGTATCCGTTTGGAAAGGTATTGCTCAAGATGCGTTAATTATGAATATTGACGATTTATTATGTATTGGAGCTACAGATAATATTATGTTATCGTCTACCATTGGTAGAAATAAAAGTTTAATTCCAGGTGAAGTACTTTCGGCTATTATAAATGGAACGGAAGAGCTTTTGGAAGATTTAAAACCGTTTGGAGTTACCATTCATTCTACAGGTGGTGAAACTGCCGATGTTGGCGATTTAGTACGAACTATAATTGTAGATTCTACCGTAACAGCGCGTATGAAACGTTCTGAAGTGATTGATAATGCCAACATAAAAGCAGGTGATGTTATTGTTGGTTTAGAGAGTTTTGGACAAGCTACTTACGAGAAAGGATATAATGGCGGTATGGGAAGTAATGGTTTAACTTCTGCAAGACACGATGTGTTTAGTAAGTATTTGGCCGAGAAATATCCTGAAAGTTTTGATGCGGCAGTACCTGAAGATTTGGTGTATTCTGGTGGAGTGAAATTAACCGATGCTGTTGAAGATTCTCCAATCGATGCTGGTAAATTAGTATTATCACCAACACGAACTTACGCGCCAATTATCAAGAAAATCTTATCGGAATATAAAAGTGATACTATCCATGGTATGGTACATTGTTCTGGTGGAGCACAAACTAAAATTCTTCATTTTGTGGATCAATTTCATATTGTAAAAGATAATTTATTTCCAATTCCACCACTTTTCAAACTAATACAAGAAGAATCTAAAACGGATTGGAAAGAAATGTATCAGGTGTTTAATTGTGGTCATAGAATGGAATTATATGTATCGCCAGAAATTGCTGAAGACATTATTGCAATATCAAAATCTTTTAATGTTGATGCTAAAATAATAGGTAGAGTAGAGGCTTCAGAATCTAAAAAACTGACTATTAAAAGTGAGTTTGGAGAGTTTGTTTATTAA
- a CDS encoding DUF3078 domain-containing protein: MKKFFLIIACLLIQFVGAQPDSLFLKVATPKYEGPKWVQTNKFSFDLSEVTFVNWNSGGSNSISGLVGLATSANYSDKYFYWKNSGRFSYGINKQESRELRKTDDVIEIKSSMGFNPDLNSNWFYSAQLTFSTQIANGYSYPDTDTPISKLMAPGYMFLGAGMEYGKQIKLLSFYFSPLTLKATFVLDEDLANAGSFGVEAAVYDDDGGLLKSGERLKQEVGILMTNSYEMELAKNINVKNQVSMYSDYINNFGNVDIDWQLDFDFKVNSFVRATLGSHLRYDDDVKTTIETDVDGETEEAGAKVQWKQFLGVGFAVDF; this comes from the coding sequence ATGAAAAAGTTTTTCTTAATTATAGCTTGTTTGCTTATTCAATTTGTTGGTGCTCAGCCAGATTCGTTATTCTTAAAAGTGGCTACTCCAAAATATGAGGGCCCGAAATGGGTACAAACAAACAAATTTTCTTTCGATTTAAGTGAGGTCACATTTGTAAATTGGAATTCGGGTGGTAGTAATTCAATTTCTGGATTAGTTGGTTTAGCAACAAGCGCTAACTACAGTGATAAATATTTTTATTGGAAAAATAGTGGACGTTTTAGTTACGGTATAAATAAGCAAGAATCTAGGGAGCTTCGTAAAACAGACGATGTTATAGAAATAAAATCGAGTATGGGTTTTAACCCCGACTTAAATTCAAATTGGTTTTATTCGGCGCAACTTACATTTAGTACACAAATAGCTAATGGTTATAGTTATCCAGATACAGATACTCCAATATCTAAACTTATGGCGCCAGGTTATATGTTTTTGGGAGCTGGTATGGAATATGGTAAACAAATCAAATTGTTATCTTTTTATTTTTCGCCATTAACTTTAAAAGCAACATTTGTTTTAGATGAAGACTTAGCTAATGCTGGTTCTTTTGGTGTTGAAGCGGCTGTTTATGATGATGATGGTGGTTTATTAAAAAGTGGAGAGCGTTTGAAACAAGAGGTTGGTATCTTAATGACTAATAGTTACGAGATGGAATTAGCTAAAAATATTAACGTTAAAAACCAAGTAAGTATGTATTCCGATTATATTAATAATTTCGGAAACGTAGATATAGATTGGCAATTAGATTTCGATTTTAAAGTAAATAGTTTTGTTAGAGCAACCTTAGGCTCGCATTTACGGTATGATGACGATGTTAAAACAACTATAGAAACAGATGTTGATGGTGAAACAGAAGAAGCTGGAGCCAAAGTGCAATGGAAACAATTTTTAGGTGTTGGCTTTGCAGTAGATTTCTAA
- a CDS encoding GNAT family N-acetyltransferase — protein MIKIQKATVNDAELIAEIGGKSFLESHGHSASEIDIKNFIDKTYHEKAIAEEFKNGNVQYYIISFEDKIAGFSKIEINALSPWVDEVDVTKLDRFYLLEAFHGKKLGVALFNFIIETSKQYNQKGIWLAVWVENLKAINFYTKNGFKIVGDYDFKLSDTRSNPNHIMFKAY, from the coding sequence ATGATTAAGATACAGAAAGCAACGGTTAATGATGCTGAGTTAATTGCTGAAATAGGAGGTAAATCCTTTTTAGAATCTCACGGACATAGTGCTTCCGAAATCGATATTAAAAATTTTATTGATAAAACGTATCATGAAAAAGCTATAGCTGAAGAGTTTAAAAATGGAAACGTTCAATATTATATTATTTCTTTTGAAGATAAAATAGCGGGCTTTTCAAAAATAGAGATTAACGCTTTAAGTCCTTGGGTTGATGAAGTTGATGTTACTAAACTAGATCGGTTTTATTTATTGGAAGCGTTTCACGGAAAAAAGCTAGGCGTAGCCCTTTTTAATTTTATTATTGAAACATCTAAGCAGTATAATCAAAAAGGAATTTGGTTGGCTGTTTGGGTAGAAAATTTAAAGGCCATAAATTTTTACACAAAAAATGGTTTTAAAATTGTTGGAGATTACGATTTTAAGCTCTCAGATACACGCTCTAATCCCAACCATATTATGTTTAAGGCATATTAA
- a CDS encoding leucine-rich repeat-containing protein kinase family protein → MTHSLEALKSGQLIGSKTLKLACGLEEFPEEIISLSETLEVLDLSDNKLTSLPESISQLKNLRIIFFARNNFTEFPKVLAKCPNLNMIGFKSNQIKTLPEKAFPPLLNWLILTDNKIEKLPKSIGDCTLLQKCALAGNLIEELPIEMKACVNLELIRFSANQLKSIPEWFFELPKLSWVAFGGNPAAHEIPLNNDFEAFDWNDFTVKELLGEGASGFISKASWNSEKEDVAIKVFKGDVTSDGLPDDEMAISIAAGAHENLIPVLGKIKEHPEDKIGLIMKLISPAYVNLGNPPDMETCTRDVFDETSVFKAEELLKIAKSIASVCEQLHKKGINHGDLYAHNILVNKTADCLLGDFGAASFYDVNSSLAHTIERVEVRAYACLVEDVLGLVNEGEMNNDLRDKWQKLITNWTDTDVKYRPGFSAILEVLDEF, encoded by the coding sequence ATGACACATTCTTTAGAAGCATTAAAATCGGGACAATTAATAGGTTCGAAAACACTAAAACTAGCTTGTGGTTTAGAAGAATTTCCGGAAGAGATTATATCGCTTTCCGAAACTTTAGAGGTTTTAGATTTATCTGATAATAAATTGACGTCACTACCCGAAAGTATCTCTCAGCTTAAAAATTTAAGAATTATATTTTTTGCACGAAATAATTTTACGGAGTTCCCAAAAGTACTTGCTAAATGCCCTAATTTGAATATGATTGGTTTTAAATCGAATCAAATTAAAACGTTGCCAGAGAAAGCATTTCCACCATTGTTAAATTGGTTGATTTTAACCGATAATAAGATTGAAAAATTACCTAAAAGTATTGGTGATTGTACGTTACTTCAAAAATGTGCTTTAGCTGGTAATTTAATTGAAGAATTACCTATTGAAATGAAAGCTTGTGTGAATTTAGAACTCATCAGGTTTTCGGCTAACCAATTAAAGTCGATTCCGGAATGGTTTTTTGAGTTACCTAAATTATCTTGGGTGGCATTTGGTGGGAATCCCGCTGCGCACGAAATTCCGTTGAATAATGATTTTGAAGCTTTTGATTGGAATGATTTTACTGTTAAAGAATTATTAGGTGAAGGTGCTTCGGGATTTATTTCTAAAGCAAGTTGGAATTCCGAAAAAGAGGATGTTGCTATAAAAGTTTTTAAAGGAGATGTTACTAGCGATGGATTACCAGATGATGAAATGGCTATATCTATTGCTGCAGGAGCACATGAGAATTTAATTCCGGTTTTAGGAAAAATTAAAGAGCATCCAGAAGATAAAATAGGTTTAATAATGAAGCTAATTTCTCCTGCTTATGTGAACTTAGGAAATCCTCCAGATATGGAAACCTGTACACGAGATGTGTTTGATGAAACAAGTGTTTTTAAAGCAGAGGAGTTACTGAAGATTGCAAAAAGTATAGCTTCGGTTTGTGAGCAGTTGCATAAAAAAGGTATTAACCATGGCGACTTGTATGCGCATAATATATTGGTGAATAAAACGGCAGACTGTCTTTTAGGCGATTTTGGGGCAGCTTCTTTTTATGATGTTAATTCTAGTCTTGCTCATACTATTGAGCGGGTAGAAGTACGTGCTTATGCTTGTTTGGTAGAAGATGTGTTAGGTCTTGTTAATGAGGGAGAAATGAATAATGATCTTCGCGATAAATGGCAAAAATTAATTACAAATTGGACAGATACAGATGTTAAATATCGTCCTGGGTTTTCTGCAATTTTAGAGGTGCTTGATGAGTTTTAA
- a CDS encoding calcium/sodium antiporter, whose protein sequence is MSLLWVILGFILLVVGGEFLVRASVALSFKFNISKMIIGMTVVSFATSAPELLVSLQAALSGSPAIAINNVVGSNIANIGLVLGITAMVSTIAVDKSFYKLNWPVMMVFSMVLYYFLKNDNMLSALEGGILFLGLIVFLVYLIRTAKKDAEPSDEVDDSLAVVSNFKIGIWLLIGALSLYFGSEWLVEGSKAIALSVGVSEAVIGVSLIAIGTSVPELAASVIAAAKQEKAISLGNLIGSNIFNIASVLGLTAMIKPIPVTESSILSTDIFWMLGFSAILIPLIFLPKRLQISRLKGFALVVGYGIFMFLVFTKK, encoded by the coding sequence ATGAGTTTACTTTGGGTTATCCTTGGTTTTATTTTATTGGTTGTTGGTGGCGAATTTTTGGTTCGTGCATCTGTAGCGTTATCTTTTAAGTTTAATATCTCTAAAATGATTATCGGGATGACGGTGGTATCTTTCGCTACATCTGCTCCCGAGTTACTCGTAAGTTTACAAGCTGCTTTATCTGGTTCGCCTGCAATTGCTATAAACAATGTAGTGGGTTCTAATATAGCCAACATTGGTTTGGTTTTAGGGATTACTGCTATGGTGAGTACCATTGCTGTAGATAAATCTTTTTATAAACTCAATTGGCCAGTAATGATGGTGTTTTCTATGGTACTGTATTATTTTCTAAAAAATGATAATATGCTATCTGCCTTAGAAGGTGGTATTTTATTCTTAGGTCTTATCGTGTTTTTAGTGTATTTAATTCGAACTGCCAAAAAGGATGCCGAACCTTCTGATGAGGTTGATGATTCTCTTGCTGTGGTCTCTAATTTTAAAATAGGAATCTGGTTACTAATTGGAGCTTTATCATTGTATTTTGGTAGTGAATGGTTGGTTGAAGGTTCTAAAGCTATTGCGCTTTCCGTTGGAGTATCAGAAGCTGTAATAGGCGTATCGCTTATTGCTATAGGTACTAGTGTCCCAGAATTAGCAGCATCGGTTATTGCGGCAGCTAAACAAGAAAAAGCTATTTCTTTAGGGAATTTAATAGGATCTAATATTTTTAATATCGCATCGGTTTTAGGTTTAACAGCCATGATAAAACCAATTCCGGTAACAGAATCTTCTATTTTAAGTACAGATATTTTTTGGATGCTTGGTTTTTCGGCCATTTTAATTCCGCTAATATTTTTACCAAAACGTTTACAAATTAGCAGATTAAAAGGTTTTGCTTTAGTTGTTGGTTATGGTATTTTTATGTTTTTAGTATTTACCAAGAAATAG
- a CDS encoding glutamine synthetase III — translation MSTLRFHAVKESLAYKPLHIEEKERRSDLFGRNVFNENTMRQYLTKDAFNGVMSAINHGKKIDRNIADQVSSSMKDWALSKGVTHYTHWFQPLTGATAEKHDAFFETIGGGMAIEKFGGDQLVQQEPDASSFPNGGIRNTFEARGYTAWDPTSPAFIYETTLCIPTIFVAYTGEALDFKTPLLRALNAVDTAATAVCRYFDKNVKKVTSSLGWEQEYFLIDKMLAASRSDITLTGRTMLGHSAAKGQQLDDHYFGSIPNRALNFMRELETECMLLGIPVKTRHNEVAPNQFELAPIYEEANLAVDHNSLLMDLMGRVASRHNFKVLFHEKPFEGMNGSGKHNNWSLSTDTGVNLLGPGKTPMSNLQFLTFFINTIKAVYKHEALLRASVASASNDHRLGASEAPPAIMSVFIGEQLTKVLDELEGVTKGKLSPQEKTELKLNVIGKIPDVLLDNTDRNRTSSFAFTGNKFEFRAVGSTANCGNPMTVLNTIVAKQLKDFKVEVDSLINKKDLKKDEAVFNVLREYIKETKAILFEGNGYGKPWEIEAKKRGLSHNKTTPEALKAKISKQTIDLFEEMNVMTKVETEARYEIEMEAYSKHIQIEGRVLGDIARNHIVPTAIKYQNVLLKNVRGLKEVFGEKYLDVSKEQINLIQEISNHIEGINSNVTKMVDERRKANAMTDIEKRALAYAKKVKPLFDDIRYHCDKLEMLIDDELWPLTKYRELLFTR, via the coding sequence ATGTCTACATTAAGATTTCATGCTGTAAAAGAATCATTGGCTTATAAGCCATTGCATATCGAAGAAAAGGAAAGGCGATCGGATCTATTTGGTAGAAACGTATTTAATGAAAATACCATGCGCCAATATTTAACCAAGGATGCCTTTAATGGCGTTATGAGTGCAATAAACCATGGTAAAAAAATAGATAGAAATATTGCAGATCAGGTATCTTCATCAATGAAGGATTGGGCCTTATCTAAAGGAGTTACACATTACACGCATTGGTTTCAGCCATTAACAGGTGCAACGGCAGAAAAACATGATGCTTTTTTTGAAACTATTGGTGGCGGTATGGCTATCGAGAAATTTGGTGGCGACCAATTAGTACAACAAGAGCCAGATGCGTCGAGTTTCCCGAATGGCGGTATTAGAAATACTTTTGAAGCTCGTGGTTATACTGCTTGGGATCCTACATCTCCAGCTTTTATTTATGAAACTACACTATGTATACCAACTATTTTTGTAGCATACACCGGTGAGGCTTTAGATTTTAAAACACCTTTATTACGTGCGCTTAATGCAGTAGATACTGCGGCTACGGCTGTATGTCGCTATTTTGATAAAAATGTTAAAAAAGTAACTAGTTCTCTGGGTTGGGAGCAAGAGTATTTTTTAATTGATAAAATGTTGGCCGCTAGCCGTTCAGACATTACGCTTACTGGACGGACGATGCTTGGGCATTCTGCAGCAAAAGGGCAGCAATTGGATGATCATTATTTTGGATCGATCCCAAATCGCGCTTTAAACTTTATGCGCGAACTGGAAACGGAGTGTATGCTTCTAGGGATTCCAGTAAAAACACGGCATAACGAGGTAGCTCCAAATCAGTTTGAATTAGCCCCAATTTACGAGGAAGCAAATTTGGCTGTCGATCATAATTCGCTTTTAATGGATTTAATGGGGCGTGTAGCTTCTCGTCATAATTTTAAAGTTCTGTTTCACGAAAAGCCATTTGAAGGTATGAATGGTTCTGGGAAACACAACAACTGGTCACTTTCTACCGATACAGGAGTAAATTTACTAGGTCCAGGAAAAACACCAATGAGTAATTTACAATTCCTTACCTTTTTTATAAACACAATAAAAGCAGTTTATAAGCATGAGGCATTGTTGCGTGCCTCTGTGGCATCTGCAAGTAACGATCACCGTTTGGGAGCTAGTGAGGCGCCACCGGCTATTATGTCGGTTTTTATTGGCGAGCAACTTACTAAGGTTTTAGACGAGTTGGAAGGTGTAACCAAAGGGAAATTATCTCCGCAAGAAAAAACAGAACTTAAGCTTAATGTTATTGGTAAAATACCAGATGTTTTGCTAGATAATACGGATAGAAATAGGACATCATCTTTTGCTTTTACAGGAAATAAATTTGAGTTTAGAGCTGTAGGTTCTACCGCAAATTGTGGCAATCCTATGACGGTTTTAAACACTATTGTTGCTAAGCAATTAAAAGATTTTAAAGTTGAAGTAGATTCTTTAATCAATAAAAAAGATTTAAAAAAGGACGAAGCTGTTTTTAATGTATTGCGTGAATATATTAAGGAGACTAAGGCTATTTTATTTGAAGGTAACGGTTACGGAAAACCATGGGAAATTGAAGCTAAAAAGCGTGGGTTGAGCCATAATAAAACTACTCCGGAAGCTTTAAAAGCTAAAATTTCGAAGCAAACCATTGATTTATTCGAAGAAATGAATGTAATGACTAAGGTAGAAACCGAGGCGCGTTACGAGATTGAAATGGAAGCTTACAGTAAGCATATACAAATAGAAGGTCGTGTTTTGGGAGATATTGCTAGAAACCATATTGTGCCAACAGCGATAAAGTATCAAAATGTTTTACTAAAGAATGTTCGCGGATTAAAAGAAGTTTTTGGAGAAAAATATCTAGATGTATCTAAAGAACAAATTAATTTAATTCAAGAAATTTCTAATCATATAGAAGGTATAAACTCTAATGTTACTAAAATGGTAGACGAGCGCCGAAAAGCAAATGCAATGACTGATATTGAAAAGCGTGCTTTAGCGTATGCTAAAAAAGTGAAACCACTTTTTGACGATATTAGGTACCATTGTGATAAGTTGGAAATGTTGATTGATGATGAACTTTGGCCATTAACTAAATATAGAGAATTGTTGTTTACACGATAA